In one window of Halomarina pelagica DNA:
- a CDS encoding CDP-2,3-bis-(O-geranylgeranyl)-sn-glycerol synthase, with product MLEAVARAVWAMLPAYVPNNAAVLFGGGRPIDGGRTWNGKRLLGDGKTWRGTAVGTLAGALLSLLLNRVAGRVEGRTGWSLPRFSLRTGLALAFGAMLGDIAGSFYKRRTGLARGQMALGLDQLDFVAGALGLARLLAPRWFDRTFTRPTVAVVLLLTPLLHVVANAVAYLWGLKDEPY from the coding sequence ATGCTAGAGGCCGTGGCTCGCGCCGTCTGGGCGATGCTCCCCGCGTACGTTCCGAACAACGCCGCCGTCCTCTTCGGCGGCGGCCGCCCCATCGACGGCGGCCGGACGTGGAACGGGAAGCGCCTCCTGGGCGACGGCAAGACCTGGCGGGGGACGGCGGTCGGCACCCTCGCGGGCGCGCTCCTCTCGCTCCTGCTGAACCGCGTCGCCGGGCGCGTCGAGGGGCGGACCGGCTGGTCGCTCCCCCGGTTCTCTCTCCGCACCGGCCTCGCGCTCGCGTTCGGAGCCATGCTCGGCGACATCGCCGGCTCGTTCTACAAGCGCAGGACCGGCCTCGCCCGCGGCCAGATGGCCCTCGGCCTCGACCAGCTCGACTTCGTGGCGGGCGCGCTCGGCCTCGCGCGACTCCTCGCCCCGCGCTGGTTCGACCGCACGTTCACGCGCCCCACCGTCGCCGTCGTGCTCCTGCTCACGCCCCTCCTGCACGTCGTCGCGAACGCCGTCGCGTACCTGTGGGGGCTGAAGGACGAGCCGTACTAG